In Streptomyces sp. NBC_00414, a single window of DNA contains:
- a CDS encoding type I polyketide synthase produces MSAQGYSSSSHEIPIAIIGMACRLPMDINSPEQFWQFLKEGREAVSELPAARWEGYASNPENSRALKNTTKAGHFLSDIAGFDAEFFGITPREAAEMDPQQRITLEVAWEALEHAGIPPRDLAGGDTGVFIGVGTDDYGRRLLEDLPRIQAWTGIGSSLCAVPNRISYTLDLRGPSLAIDTACSSSLAAVHLACASLRSGEAPVALAGGVMLMAGPGLTMVLDKAGAISPDGRSKAFSADADGYGRGEGCGVLVLKRLDDAENDGDRVLAVIRGSGVHQDGKTNGIMAPSGEAQAHLLRRTWERSGLDPATVDYVEAHGTGTPTGDPMEASALASVFGAGRAAGDECLIGSVKTNIGHLEAGSGVAGMIKAILALGKGLIPASLHASVPNPAIPWATSGLRVVDTQTPWPDRHGTPRRAGVSGYGYGGTIAHVILEAAPEPSGTAPGAVRDEYTPPASETSTPRLLPLSGSSPDGLRTGAERLLAWLSDGNRTVRSADIGHTLAHRRAHLAHRATVVATDRESLVAGLRQLTEAAPHSSPQSNGPVWVFSGHGSQWTGMGRGLLRDEPAFAAALDEITPVFEEEMKLSPRQVLIEGDFESTDRIQAMIFAVQIGLAAVLRSYGVTPAAVIGHSVGEIAASVAAGALSPQDGARLACRRSLLLREVAGQGSMAMVNLPFAEVERTLGDRRDVVAAISASPESTVVSGDPDAIDALFARWEREQVRVRRVNSDVAFHSTHMDGLTRVLADACHDLSPRTPTVPLYSTALSDPRDTAPRDGAYWAANLRNPVRFSDAARAALSDGHRLFVEISAHPVITHSLVETFLADDVADASATFLLRRDTEELASLLKGVGELYRHGTEVDWTRLQPDGELADLPVTGWQHERHWREHDTTHAGDHSGHDTGDHALLGARSTVWSSTPLHAWRTRLDFDNRPYPGDHPVRGTEIIPAAVLLNTFLRASADTGEYGARPALTDVALRVPVAVVGRRELQVVHQDGGLRLAGRVLDEDTTDDFGAWLTHTTSSTEEGGALEQVSLGGFRQRCAEEADPDSPVTRLAGVGVAAMGFPWVVRELRLGDGELLALVSVPDEEGADPGSWAPAFDAALSIASTVFPGPQVLRMPARIARVDAVDTPPSDVWIAVRATDEPDTADVHLLDASGRALATLGGLAFGRIDADPTASAHPRRLVHESVWRPAETGKDRPVTRALFVAPQGRLGDRLADRWRELGVHCRVIGDVVDLDGAAGADTVVFVAPRGPAEESVWALASVVRALGEDRAAGAVRVWCVTEGVSESVAEHTVAQSALWGLGRIAATEHPDVWGGVVDLPSGTAQDDTAQDDTTEHTAALLLSAVRSAPLGEVVALRDGTLLVERLARVQQEAVRGPLRLHQAGTYLITGGFGALGLEVARWLAGQGARRIVLAGRSGLPPRAEWARVSDPSVRRRIEAVTELEALGVTVHAVQVDITDLEQARRALDADALGLPRFRGVVHAAGVLDSAFLTDLTRESLRTVLAPKVQGAQVLHELFPAGSLDFLALFSSAGLLLGLPGQASYAAGNALLDGLARHRRALGSTDTVSLAWTSWRGLGMSTSSAVIDLELAARGTADITADEAFHAWDFAYRHALPYAAVLRTLPAEPGVTRPLILEGLPADEALGAVADQSAGSDWEAVPADELEAYVISEVADRVAEQMNLPVAAVDPHRPLAEMGLDSIMSVVIRRGLERRFRLSLPSTLLWNQPTVTAIGRLLTRLLTEDDDAPSADDQVPATA; encoded by the coding sequence ATGAGTGCTCAGGGGTATTCCAGTTCCAGCCACGAGATACCCATCGCCATCATCGGAATGGCCTGCCGTCTCCCCATGGACATCAACTCCCCAGAACAGTTCTGGCAGTTCCTGAAGGAGGGCCGGGAAGCCGTCTCCGAGCTCCCCGCCGCGCGCTGGGAAGGCTACGCGTCGAACCCCGAGAACAGCCGGGCGCTGAAGAACACCACGAAGGCAGGACATTTCCTGTCGGACATCGCGGGATTCGACGCGGAGTTCTTCGGCATCACGCCGCGTGAAGCCGCGGAGATGGACCCGCAGCAGCGCATCACGCTTGAGGTGGCGTGGGAGGCACTGGAGCACGCCGGCATCCCGCCACGCGACCTGGCCGGTGGCGACACCGGCGTCTTCATCGGCGTGGGCACCGACGACTACGGTCGCCGGCTCCTGGAGGACCTCCCCCGCATCCAGGCCTGGACGGGAATCGGTTCCTCCCTCTGCGCGGTGCCGAACCGGATCTCGTACACCCTCGATCTGAGGGGACCGAGTCTGGCGATCGACACCGCCTGCTCGTCCTCCCTGGCCGCCGTCCACCTCGCCTGTGCCAGTCTGCGGAGCGGCGAGGCGCCGGTGGCCCTGGCCGGTGGTGTCATGCTCATGGCTGGACCTGGACTGACCATGGTCCTCGACAAGGCGGGCGCCATCTCCCCCGACGGGCGGTCCAAGGCGTTCAGCGCCGACGCCGACGGCTACGGACGGGGCGAGGGATGCGGCGTCCTGGTGCTGAAGCGGCTGGACGACGCGGAGAACGACGGCGACCGTGTCCTGGCGGTGATCCGGGGCAGCGGCGTGCACCAGGACGGCAAGACCAACGGGATCATGGCTCCGAGCGGCGAGGCCCAGGCCCATCTGCTGCGTCGTACCTGGGAGCGCAGCGGCCTGGATCCGGCGACCGTCGACTACGTCGAGGCGCACGGCACCGGCACGCCCACGGGCGATCCGATGGAGGCGAGCGCCCTGGCATCGGTGTTCGGAGCCGGACGCGCGGCGGGCGACGAGTGCCTCATCGGCTCGGTCAAGACCAACATCGGGCACCTGGAGGCCGGTTCCGGAGTCGCCGGAATGATCAAGGCGATCCTCGCCCTGGGTAAGGGTCTCATCCCGGCCAGCCTCCACGCCTCCGTCCCCAACCCCGCCATCCCCTGGGCCACGTCCGGTCTGCGCGTGGTCGACACGCAGACACCGTGGCCGGACCGGCACGGCACACCGCGCCGTGCCGGTGTCTCCGGCTACGGATACGGCGGCACCATCGCCCACGTCATCCTGGAGGCGGCCCCCGAGCCGTCCGGGACGGCGCCGGGCGCCGTCCGGGACGAGTACACGCCGCCCGCTTCCGAGACCTCGACACCCCGTCTCCTGCCGCTCAGCGGCAGTTCGCCCGACGGGCTGCGCACCGGTGCCGAACGGCTGCTGGCCTGGCTCTCGGACGGGAACAGGACCGTACGGTCGGCCGACATCGGGCACACGCTCGCCCACCGTCGCGCTCATCTCGCCCATCGCGCGACGGTCGTGGCCACGGACCGCGAGAGCCTCGTCGCCGGACTCCGCCAACTCACGGAGGCCGCGCCCCACTCGTCGCCCCAGTCGAACGGACCCGTGTGGGTGTTCTCCGGGCACGGCTCCCAGTGGACCGGCATGGGTCGCGGACTGCTGCGTGACGAACCCGCGTTCGCCGCCGCCCTCGACGAGATCACACCGGTGTTCGAGGAGGAGATGAAGCTCTCCCCCCGGCAGGTGCTGATCGAGGGCGACTTCGAGTCCACGGACCGCATCCAGGCGATGATCTTCGCCGTGCAGATCGGCCTCGCCGCGGTACTGCGGTCCTACGGCGTCACACCTGCCGCCGTCATCGGGCACTCGGTGGGCGAGATCGCGGCATCGGTGGCCGCGGGCGCACTGTCGCCCCAGGACGGTGCCCGGCTCGCCTGCCGGCGCTCCCTGCTGCTGCGGGAGGTCGCCGGGCAGGGCTCGATGGCGATGGTGAACCTGCCCTTCGCGGAGGTCGAACGGACGCTGGGCGACCGGAGGGACGTCGTCGCCGCCATCTCCGCCTCGCCGGAGAGCACCGTCGTCTCCGGGGACCCCGACGCGATCGACGCCCTGTTCGCGCGGTGGGAGCGGGAGCAGGTGCGCGTCCGCCGCGTCAACAGCGACGTGGCCTTCCACAGCACCCACATGGACGGGCTCACCCGGGTCCTCGCGGACGCCTGCCACGACCTGTCGCCCCGTACGCCGACGGTGCCGCTGTACTCCACCGCGCTGTCCGACCCGCGGGACACCGCACCGCGCGACGGCGCCTACTGGGCGGCCAACCTCCGTAATCCGGTGCGGTTCTCGGACGCGGCGCGCGCCGCGCTGTCCGACGGCCACCGGCTGTTCGTCGAGATCTCCGCCCATCCCGTCATCACTCACTCGCTGGTGGAGACGTTCCTCGCCGACGACGTCGCGGACGCCTCGGCGACCTTCCTGCTCCGCCGCGACACGGAGGAGCTGGCGTCGCTCCTGAAGGGGGTCGGCGAACTGTACCGGCACGGGACGGAGGTCGACTGGACAAGGCTCCAACCGGACGGTGAACTGGCCGACCTGCCGGTCACCGGCTGGCAGCACGAGCGGCACTGGCGCGAGCACGACACCACGCACGCCGGTGACCATTCGGGCCACGACACCGGCGACCACGCGCTGCTGGGCGCCCGGTCGACCGTCTGGTCCAGCACGCCGCTGCACGCCTGGCGCACCCGGCTGGACTTCGACAACCGGCCCTACCCGGGCGACCACCCGGTACGCGGTACCGAGATCATCCCGGCGGCCGTGCTGCTGAACACCTTCCTGCGCGCCTCGGCCGACACGGGTGAGTACGGTGCCCGGCCGGCCCTCACCGACGTGGCACTGCGGGTACCGGTCGCGGTCGTCGGGCGGCGCGAGCTCCAGGTCGTGCACCAGGACGGCGGACTGAGGCTGGCCGGCCGTGTCCTGGACGAGGACACCACCGACGACTTCGGTGCCTGGCTCACCCACACCACGTCCTCGACGGAAGAGGGCGGCGCCCTCGAACAGGTCTCACTCGGCGGATTCCGGCAGCGGTGCGCCGAGGAGGCCGACCCGGACTCCCCCGTCACCCGCCTCGCCGGTGTGGGGGTCGCCGCGATGGGCTTCCCCTGGGTGGTGCGCGAACTGCGCCTGGGCGACGGGGAACTGCTCGCCCTCGTCTCGGTGCCGGACGAGGAGGGCGCCGATCCCGGCTCCTGGGCTCCCGCGTTCGACGCGGCCCTGTCCATCGCCTCGACCGTGTTCCCCGGGCCCCAGGTGCTGCGCATGCCGGCTCGTATCGCCCGGGTGGACGCCGTGGACACCCCGCCGTCCGACGTGTGGATCGCCGTCCGCGCGACGGACGAGCCCGACACCGCGGACGTGCACCTGCTCGACGCGTCCGGCCGCGCCCTGGCCACGCTGGGTGGACTGGCCTTCGGACGGATCGACGCCGATCCCACCGCCTCCGCCCACCCCCGGCGTCTGGTGCACGAAAGCGTGTGGCGTCCCGCCGAGACCGGCAAGGACCGGCCCGTCACCCGTGCCCTGTTCGTCGCCCCGCAGGGACGGCTCGGTGACCGGCTCGCCGACCGCTGGCGGGAACTGGGCGTGCACTGCCGGGTCATCGGTGACGTCGTCGACCTCGACGGCGCGGCCGGGGCCGACACCGTGGTCTTCGTCGCGCCACGCGGCCCGGCCGAGGAGTCGGTGTGGGCGCTCGCCTCGGTCGTACGCGCGCTGGGCGAGGACAGGGCCGCCGGTGCGGTCCGCGTGTGGTGCGTGACGGAGGGCGTGAGCGAGTCGGTGGCCGAGCACACGGTGGCGCAGTCCGCGCTGTGGGGCCTCGGGCGCATAGCCGCGACCGAACACCCCGACGTGTGGGGCGGCGTCGTCGACCTGCCGTCGGGTACCGCGCAGGACGACACCGCGCAGGACGACACTACGGAGCACACGGCGGCGCTCCTGCTGTCGGCCGTCCGTTCGGCGCCGCTCGGTGAGGTCGTCGCGCTCCGGGACGGCACTCTGCTGGTCGAACGCCTCGCACGGGTCCAGCAGGAGGCCGTGCGGGGGCCCTTGCGGCTCCACCAGGCCGGCACCTACCTCATCACCGGGGGCTTCGGCGCCCTGGGACTGGAGGTCGCCCGCTGGCTCGCCGGCCAGGGCGCGCGGCGGATCGTGCTGGCCGGCCGCAGTGGTCTGCCGCCCCGCGCCGAATGGGCTCGGGTGTCGGATCCCTCGGTACGGCGCCGGATCGAGGCCGTGACCGAGCTGGAGGCGCTCGGTGTGACCGTGCACGCCGTACAGGTGGACATCACCGACCTCGAACAGGCGCGGCGGGCACTGGACGCGGACGCGCTGGGCCTGCCGCGGTTCCGGGGTGTCGTCCACGCGGCCGGAGTGCTCGACAGCGCCTTCCTCACGGATCTCACCCGGGAGTCCCTGCGGACGGTCCTGGCGCCGAAGGTCCAGGGAGCCCAGGTGCTGCACGAGTTGTTCCCCGCGGGGAGCCTGGACTTCCTGGCCCTGTTCTCGTCGGCGGGCCTGCTCCTGGGGCTTCCGGGCCAGGCCAGTTACGCGGCCGGCAACGCGCTGCTCGACGGGCTCGCCCGGCACCGCCGGGCCCTGGGCTCCACGGACACCGTCAGCCTGGCCTGGACGTCCTGGCGCGGTCTGGGCATGTCGACGTCGTCGGCGGTCATCGACCTGGAGCTGGCGGCACGGGGCACCGCCGACATCACGGCGGACGAGGCCTTCCACGCCTGGGACTTCGCGTACCGGCACGCCCTGCCGTACGCCGCCGTCCTGCGCACCCTGCCGGCCGAGCCGGGTGTGACGCGCCCGCTGATCCTGGAGGGCCTCCCCGCGGACGAGGCTCTCGGCGCCGTCGCCGACCAGAGCGCCGGCTCCGACTGGGAGGCGGTGCCCGCCGACGAGTTGGAGGCGTACGTGATCTCGGAAGTGGCCGACCGGGTGGCGGAACAGATGAATCTGCCCGTCGCCGCCGTGGATCCGCACCGGCCGCTCGCCGAGATGGGACTCGACTCGATCATGTCGGTGGTCATCCGTCGCGGGCTCGAACGGCGGTTCCGGCTGAGTCTGCCCTCGACCCTGTTGTGGAACCAGCCGACGGTCACCGCGATCGGCCGGCTCCTCACGCGGCTGCTCACCGAGGACGACGACGCCCCGAGCGCCGACGACCAGGTGCCCGCCACCGCCTGA
- a CDS encoding AfsR/SARP family transcriptional regulator, protein MEIRILGPVEIISKGRFVPLGGSKPKTILAALLLADGKAISNTEISEALWGLTPPATRQAQIHTYVSRLRKALDPHAKIVRRAASYLLSTDAVKVDYKEFIRLADNGREKLLKQRYAEASGFYSQALAHWRGPALDGVTQNLSDLELPRINELRTAAIEEKAEADLGLGRHGQLVAELTALVEAFPVRERLRALLMTALYRSGRQADALDVYHAGRTALVETLGVDPSASLRAVFHSILNGDPALDFPRPRLEAIPRRHVDVPSMLPPSIADFTGRETQMRELSERLRPTSTPQPLVIGGMAGTGKSVLAVRLAHKKAASFPDGQLYARLSCGEYSPRKVYDVLGDFIKAVDPEETIPESPVERAWMYRTILSNKKMLILLDDMLDEKQIDLLLPGVGESRVIVTGQGYLDTLEGAHVTQIGEFEHAEAIALVRRIVGDKRVNREPGAADALVELCDCLPLAVRTAATRLAGKPHWSIAHLVQRMTDTSRNRLDELRLANLDVRGSLFRSFNRLPHDIRGMLGRLTLLSSSRISTKLTAAILDTTEAKAEDFLEFLVEQNLLRSRGTDDRGNLIYSSSSLVMMAVAEFSEQLVS, encoded by the coding sequence ATGGAAATTCGCATCCTGGGGCCCGTCGAAATCATATCCAAAGGGCGATTCGTACCGCTTGGCGGAAGCAAACCGAAGACCATCCTGGCGGCCCTCCTCCTGGCCGACGGTAAAGCAATATCCAACACTGAAATCAGTGAGGCATTATGGGGGCTCACTCCGCCCGCCACCCGTCAGGCCCAGATCCACACCTATGTTTCTCGCCTTCGAAAGGCACTCGATCCGCACGCGAAGATCGTACGTCGGGCGGCCAGCTACCTGTTATCGACCGATGCCGTGAAAGTCGACTACAAGGAATTCATCAGGCTCGCGGACAACGGGCGGGAGAAACTACTCAAGCAACGGTACGCGGAAGCTTCCGGGTTCTACTCCCAAGCGCTGGCTCATTGGCGCGGACCGGCACTCGACGGCGTCACACAGAACTTGTCCGACCTTGAATTACCACGCATCAACGAGTTACGGACGGCCGCCATAGAAGAAAAGGCGGAAGCGGATCTGGGTCTTGGGCGGCACGGTCAGCTGGTCGCGGAACTGACAGCGTTGGTGGAAGCGTTCCCCGTACGCGAGCGACTGCGCGCCCTGCTGATGACCGCCCTGTACCGCAGCGGCCGGCAGGCGGACGCGCTCGACGTCTACCACGCCGGGCGGACAGCCCTCGTCGAAACCCTCGGTGTCGACCCCAGCGCTTCGCTGAGAGCGGTCTTTCACTCCATCCTCAACGGTGACCCGGCGCTCGACTTCCCCCGCCCACGGCTGGAGGCGATACCCCGCAGGCATGTCGACGTGCCGTCCATGCTCCCGCCCAGCATCGCCGACTTCACCGGCCGCGAAACGCAGATGCGGGAACTGTCGGAGCGACTGCGGCCGACAAGCACCCCCCAGCCCCTGGTGATCGGCGGAATGGCCGGAACGGGAAAGAGCGTGTTGGCCGTGCGGCTGGCGCACAAGAAGGCCGCCAGTTTTCCTGACGGCCAGTTGTACGCCAGACTGTCGTGCGGCGAATACAGTCCCAGGAAAGTCTACGATGTGCTCGGCGATTTCATCAAGGCAGTGGACCCGGAGGAAACCATACCCGAATCGCCGGTCGAACGGGCCTGGATGTACCGAACCATCCTCAGCAACAAGAAAATGCTGATCCTGCTCGATGACATGCTGGACGAAAAGCAGATCGACCTGCTGCTCCCTGGTGTCGGTGAATCACGTGTCATCGTGACCGGGCAAGGCTACCTGGATACTCTGGAAGGCGCGCACGTCACTCAGATCGGCGAATTCGAGCACGCCGAGGCCATCGCACTCGTACGCCGGATCGTCGGCGACAAGAGGGTGAACAGAGAGCCGGGTGCCGCCGACGCACTGGTGGAACTGTGCGACTGCCTGCCACTGGCCGTACGCACGGCCGCGACGAGGCTGGCAGGGAAACCCCACTGGAGCATCGCGCACCTCGTGCAGCGAATGACCGACACCTCACGGAATCGCCTCGACGAGCTCCGGTTGGCGAATCTTGACGTCCGGGGATCATTGTTCAGAAGTTTCAACCGGCTACCTCATGACATACGAGGGATGCTCGGGAGGCTGACCCTGCTGTCGAGCAGCAGAATATCCACCAAACTGACCGCGGCCATCCTTGATACGACCGAAGCAAAAGCAGAGGATTTTCTGGAGTTCCTGGTCGAGCAGAATCTGCTGAGAAGCCGCGGAACGGACGACCGGGGCAACCTGATCTACTCCTCCTCAAGTCTGGTCATGATGGCCGTCGCGGAGTTCTCCGAGCAGCTGGTGTCATGA
- a CDS encoding YybH family protein — MSTENGVAKTPEDLARLFVERANARDAEGLSKLYAPEAVLAYPPGKSTVGRAAIQAVYERMLENVPLPFPVEEPLPTVQYGDLALTSTRDADDTGGRVQVAQRQADGTWLRIIDRPEIPKA, encoded by the coding sequence ATGTCCACGGAAAACGGGGTCGCTAAGACCCCTGAAGACCTGGCCCGACTGTTCGTGGAGCGTGCCAACGCCCGCGACGCCGAAGGGCTGTCCAAGCTGTACGCGCCCGAGGCGGTGCTGGCCTACCCGCCGGGGAAGTCGACCGTCGGCAGGGCGGCCATCCAGGCCGTGTACGAGCGGATGCTGGAAAACGTGCCGTTGCCGTTCCCCGTGGAAGAGCCCCTGCCCACGGTCCAATACGGTGACCTGGCCCTCACCTCGACTCGGGACGCCGACGACACGGGCGGCCGGGTGCAAGTCGCGCAGCGTCAGGCGGATGGCACCTGGCTGCGGATCATCGACCGTCCGGAAATCCCCAAGGCCTGA
- a CDS encoding MMPL family transporter has protein sequence MAVNAAPSGEAPAGRLAGRWVPWLVIGLWLVLAAGMVPLSGKLSSVTTDSAVDTLPASAESTKVAVLDDSLPGGDNSTFVFVYHRAGGMTDADRATVERHYDTLAKQYPPKAKTAADEDDESSPTSPSTDREAMMFTLDVSTAYGAPEDLVGPLRDAAKDRPSGLELDVTGPGAIDGDMDAVFDGIDVQVLLTTIVVVTLLLILTYRSPVLWIIPLVAVGAAALTSMGTVYLLVKGFGIVVNDQNSALLTILVFGVGTDYALLLIARYREALHHHENVRVAMVHALRGAAPAIVASAATVVAGLLCLLVADLNSTSGLGPIGAAGILCALVAMLTLFPAVLVVLGRRIFWPAVPRLSMAVEEKPGLWGRLGTAISRRRWVATLGSLGVLGVLALGLAGNTGALREQDQFMSAPESVTGFTVLREHFPELGGQPMTIFTRPAHQKQVLDIVKGTRGVAQAVPEQTSRGWANISVFPKDAPDTVAEYDTIKRVRTAVHAVSGAEAIVGGPSAENLDTEVTTKRDEKLVIPLVLAVVLIVLGLLLRAVLAPLVLMATVIVSFAAAFGGSVFVFDTILGFKGIDYSVPLLAFLFLVALGVDYNIFLTSRAREETVRLGTREGMLKALSATGGVITSAGLVLAATFAVLATLPLVMLIEVGFLVAFGVLLDALLVRSVLVPALTLLIGRRIWWPSRLSRPAAELPDGQQPLADEEEQEPALQR, from the coding sequence ATGGCAGTCAACGCAGCGCCGTCCGGGGAAGCGCCGGCCGGTCGGTTGGCAGGCCGGTGGGTGCCATGGTTGGTGATTGGCTTGTGGCTGGTGCTGGCAGCGGGCATGGTGCCGCTGAGCGGAAAGTTGAGCTCGGTCACCACCGACAGCGCCGTAGACACCCTGCCGGCCAGTGCCGAGTCCACCAAGGTGGCGGTGCTGGACGACAGTCTCCCCGGCGGTGACAACAGCACGTTCGTCTTCGTGTACCACCGCGCCGGCGGCATGACCGACGCCGACCGCGCGACGGTCGAGCGCCACTACGACACCCTTGCCAAGCAGTACCCGCCAAAGGCGAAGACGGCAGCCGACGAGGACGACGAGAGCTCACCGACGAGCCCCTCCACCGACCGCGAGGCGATGATGTTCACCCTCGATGTGAGCACGGCCTACGGCGCACCGGAGGACCTCGTCGGCCCGTTGCGTGACGCCGCGAAGGACCGCCCCTCCGGCCTGGAACTCGACGTGACCGGCCCGGGCGCGATCGACGGCGACATGGATGCCGTCTTCGACGGCATCGACGTACAGGTACTTCTCACCACCATCGTCGTCGTCACGCTCCTGCTCATCCTCACCTACCGCAGCCCGGTGTTGTGGATCATCCCGCTGGTGGCCGTCGGCGCGGCCGCACTGACCTCGATGGGGACCGTCTACCTGCTCGTCAAGGGCTTCGGCATCGTGGTCAACGACCAGAATTCGGCGCTGCTGACGATCCTGGTATTCGGCGTCGGCACGGACTACGCGCTGTTGCTCATCGCTCGATATCGAGAGGCACTGCACCACCATGAGAACGTCCGGGTCGCGATGGTCCACGCGCTCCGCGGCGCGGCGCCGGCCATCGTCGCGTCCGCGGCCACCGTGGTCGCCGGCCTGCTCTGCCTGCTCGTCGCGGACCTGAACAGCACCAGCGGGTTGGGCCCGATCGGTGCGGCCGGCATCCTGTGCGCGCTGGTGGCCATGCTGACGCTGTTCCCGGCGGTGCTCGTGGTGCTCGGCAGGCGGATCTTCTGGCCGGCCGTCCCGCGGCTCAGCATGGCCGTGGAGGAGAAGCCGGGGCTGTGGGGACGGCTCGGCACCGCCATCAGCCGCCGCCGGTGGGTGGCGACGCTCGGCTCGCTCGGAGTCCTAGGCGTGCTCGCCCTCGGGCTGGCGGGCAACACCGGCGCCCTGCGGGAGCAGGACCAGTTCATGTCCGCGCCGGAGTCGGTCACCGGCTTCACCGTTCTCCGCGAGCACTTCCCTGAACTCGGCGGTCAGCCGATGACGATCTTCACGCGGCCGGCGCACCAGAAGCAGGTGCTCGACATCGTCAAGGGCACTCGCGGTGTGGCCCAGGCCGTCCCGGAGCAGACCAGCCGTGGCTGGGCCAACATCTCCGTGTTCCCGAAGGACGCGCCGGACACCGTCGCGGAGTACGACACGATCAAGCGGGTGCGCACCGCCGTGCACGCGGTGAGCGGGGCGGAGGCGATCGTCGGCGGGCCGAGTGCGGAGAACCTCGACACCGAGGTGACCACCAAGCGCGACGAGAAGCTGGTGATCCCGCTGGTGCTCGCCGTCGTGCTGATCGTCCTCGGGCTGCTGCTGCGTGCGGTCCTGGCCCCGCTGGTCCTGATGGCCACCGTGATCGTCTCATTCGCCGCAGCCTTCGGCGGCAGCGTGTTCGTCTTCGACACGATCCTCGGGTTCAAGGGGATCGACTATTCGGTGCCGCTGCTGGCGTTCCTGTTCCTGGTGGCACTCGGCGTCGACTACAACATCTTCCTGACCAGCCGGGCCCGGGAGGAGACCGTGCGTCTCGGCACCAGAGAGGGCATGCTCAAAGCCCTCTCCGCCACCGGTGGCGTCATCACCTCGGCAGGCCTGGTCCTGGCGGCCACGTTCGCGGTCCTTGCCACCCTTCCGCTGGTGATGCTGATCGAGGTCGGGTTCCTGGTCGCCTTCGGCGTGCTGCTCGACGCCCTGCTGGTGCGGTCGGTCCTGGTACCCGCCCTCACCTTGCTGATCGGCCGCCGGATCTGGTGGCCGAGCCGGCTGTCCCGTCCAGCGGCGGAGCTGCCGGACGGTCAACAGCCGCTCGCCGACGAGGAGGAGCAGGAGCCCGCTCTGCAACGGTGA
- a CDS encoding aromatic-ring hydroxylase C-terminal domain-containing protein, which produces MFSDLMDLGDDHRPVGTLCPDMKLTLERPDPDVVTAWTGRVNTVNARTDRVDVDALLIRPDGCVARALPTGQGLDSTTPRCMRWAPGSANRPEHRINSRLRFARYEVGVQTSDVTRM; this is translated from the coding sequence ATGTTCTCCGATCTGATGGACCTGGGCGACGACCACCGGCCCGTCGGCACCCTGTGCCCGGACATGAAGTTGACGCTGGAGCGGCCCGACCCGGACGTCGTCACCGCGTGGACCGGACGGGTCAACACCGTCAACGCCCGCACGGACCGGGTGGACGTCGACGCGTTGCTGATCCGGCCCGACGGCTGTGTCGCCCGGGCCTTACCCACCGGGCAGGGCCTCGACTCCACCACGCCCCGGTGCATGCGCTGGGCGCCTGGTTCGGCCAACCGGCCTGAGCACCGTATTAACAGTCGTCTCAGGTTCGCTCGGTACGAAGTAGGCGTCCAGACAAGCGATGTGACCCGTATGTAG